From Acidimicrobiales bacterium, one genomic window encodes:
- a CDS encoding NaeI family type II restriction endonuclease, whose protein sequence is MSQNRFFHFVDEGLPSPPRDLADLVAFFEEGDGRERIRWTLRDSIDEVLDGQRTGRWAYQHLTKTERTYLGTAVEVNMTREFGIADGESLDWRIAGQEVDCKFSKDWGNWSIPMEMYLCADHGEQSGTADHPALLLWADDDRSEWAAGVTRIADEYLAFKQDGSGDRSYNRDNKRVLSKHGLVNIYWLWGGVQNDLPENALLQMSQTSRERVFSSVRSGQARVNELLRTQNGRIVTRATIATVAQQDDAMKRARDARLAKHLPKEGFLVIGHQETDPYVARALGFPPPAKGEILPVAVRVVDESHSGPKAFLVDRWWTPCEPTDATPHAPLREEYKKQDRASILAGAAEATS, encoded by the coding sequence ATGTCGCAGAACCGATTCTTCCACTTCGTCGACGAGGGTCTTCCCTCTCCGCCGCGGGACTTGGCAGACCTCGTCGCGTTCTTCGAGGAGGGCGACGGGCGCGAGCGGATTCGGTGGACCCTGCGCGACTCCATTGACGAGGTACTCGATGGGCAACGCACCGGGCGGTGGGCATACCAACACCTAACCAAGACGGAGCGGACCTACTTGGGTACCGCCGTCGAAGTGAACATGACGAGGGAGTTCGGAATCGCCGACGGCGAGTCGCTCGACTGGCGCATCGCCGGTCAGGAGGTCGACTGCAAGTTCTCGAAGGATTGGGGGAATTGGTCGATCCCGATGGAGATGTACCTCTGCGCCGACCACGGCGAACAGAGTGGTACCGCTGATCATCCCGCGTTGCTGCTCTGGGCAGACGATGATCGGAGCGAGTGGGCCGCAGGCGTGACGCGAATCGCGGACGAGTACCTGGCGTTCAAACAAGACGGCTCGGGCGACCGCTCGTACAACCGGGACAACAAGCGCGTGCTCAGCAAGCACGGCCTCGTCAACATCTACTGGCTTTGGGGAGGTGTCCAGAATGACCTGCCCGAGAACGCCCTCCTGCAGATGTCCCAGACATCAAGGGAGCGGGTCTTCTCGAGTGTCAGAAGCGGACAGGCCCGCGTAAACGAACTCCTCCGAACGCAGAACGGCAGGATCGTGACAAGAGCAACCATCGCCACAGTTGCCCAGCAAGACGACGCCATGAAGCGAGCCAGGGACGCTCGGCTGGCGAAGCACCTCCCGAAAGAGGGCTTCCTGGTGATCGGTCACCAGGAAACCGACCCCTATGTCGCACGAGCCCTGGGCTTCCCACCTCCGGCGAAGGGCGAGATACTGCCGGTCGCCGTTCGCGTCGTCGATGAATCCCACTCCGGACCCAAGGCGTTCCTGGTGGACCGTTGGTGGACGCCGTGCGAGCCGACCGATGCCACGCCGCACGCGCCGCTTCGGGAGGAGTACAAGAAGCAGGACCGCGCATCGATCCTTGCGGGTGCTGCCGAGGCGACCTCCTAG
- a CDS encoding TIGR02391 family protein, whose product MSGGTANSSGHAGLRLKFNPSTIEHLGSNMYSRLPNAVAELVANAYDADAEEIRVRVVGTGSGQRIEVEDDGHGMSYEDLRDKYLRIGRNCRGGESIAYSESGRRTVSGKKGLGKLALFGVGKQIAVTTTREGEPESLTISMNWTELVRTEDGDYEPEFSRTAAKRTKGTTVVVSNLSRSTNVDAKDLAVSLARLFHYSDEELRLWVVDRDGTEIPVTRELRLDSLDAEFRWQVPEDLGEVGEELASYDIDGSIVAARKPLPTQMRGLTVYTSGRLANEPEFFGAPDSSYAYAYITGFISIDILDAIQPDVVATDRRSINWENSDAAPIHKLLQELVAEIGREHRQLRRDKRDEKIRDEVGVSPDEWADTLQGPEREPLRELLGVIDSDDSDFSEEDRATAVSSLLSIAPPHADMVWRHLHPSIQAAIESEFKEGRYYNALLEGCKQYVADLREAAGLPDEAEASLFGRAIGDGKRLQIAQRFLTGEKTISTESAKNLENGHRSLARAIWEAFRNPLSHEVHTTIASLGVISHHDCLDALSLMSHLRRRIDEAEFIASSAE is encoded by the coding sequence ATGAGCGGGGGGACGGCGAACTCGAGCGGGCATGCGGGTCTTCGTCTCAAGTTCAACCCGAGCACGATCGAGCACCTCGGCTCGAACATGTACTCCCGGCTACCGAATGCGGTCGCCGAACTCGTAGCCAATGCGTACGACGCCGATGCAGAGGAGATTCGCGTTCGCGTTGTCGGGACTGGTAGCGGTCAACGCATCGAGGTCGAGGACGATGGACATGGGATGTCCTACGAGGACCTTCGCGACAAGTACCTGCGTATCGGACGGAATTGTCGAGGAGGCGAATCAATCGCGTACTCGGAGAGTGGACGCCGAACGGTTTCCGGCAAGAAGGGTCTCGGCAAGTTGGCCTTGTTCGGCGTTGGCAAGCAGATCGCCGTCACGACGACCCGCGAGGGTGAGCCGGAGTCGCTAACTATCTCCATGAACTGGACCGAGTTGGTCCGCACGGAGGATGGCGACTACGAGCCCGAGTTCTCGAGAACCGCCGCTAAGCGCACGAAGGGGACCACCGTGGTGGTCAGCAACCTTTCGAGATCGACCAATGTCGACGCGAAGGATCTCGCGGTGAGCCTCGCCCGACTCTTTCATTACAGCGACGAAGAGCTCAGGCTGTGGGTGGTCGACCGGGACGGGACAGAAATCCCTGTCACTCGCGAACTTCGCCTTGACTCACTCGACGCCGAGTTTCGATGGCAGGTCCCGGAGGACCTGGGCGAGGTTGGCGAAGAGCTCGCCAGCTACGACATCGACGGCTCGATCGTGGCCGCTCGAAAGCCTCTGCCGACTCAGATGCGTGGCCTGACGGTATACACCAGCGGTCGATTGGCCAACGAGCCCGAATTCTTTGGAGCGCCGGACTCGAGCTACGCGTATGCGTACATCACCGGCTTCATCTCGATCGACATTCTCGACGCGATACAACCCGATGTGGTGGCGACTGATCGCCGATCGATCAACTGGGAGAACAGTGACGCAGCTCCGATCCATAAGCTCCTGCAGGAACTCGTTGCAGAGATTGGTCGTGAGCATCGCCAGCTCCGTAGAGACAAGCGCGATGAGAAGATTCGTGATGAGGTCGGAGTGTCCCCGGACGAGTGGGCGGACACTCTCCAGGGACCCGAGCGCGAACCACTCCGAGAACTACTCGGTGTCATCGACTCCGATGACTCGGACTTCAGCGAGGAAGACCGCGCAACAGCGGTGTCGAGTCTTCTCTCCATAGCGCCGCCTCATGCCGACATGGTATGGCGACACCTGCATCCGAGTATTCAGGCGGCGATCGAGTCCGAATTCAAGGAGGGTCGCTACTACAACGCGTTGTTGGAGGGCTGCAAACAGTATGTGGCTGATCTTCGAGAGGCTGCTGGCCTGCCGGACGAAGCGGAGGCGTCGTTGTTTGGTAGAGCGATCGGCGATGGCAAACGGCTGCAGATCGCGCAGCGCTTTCTCACCGGCGAAAAAACGATCTCAACTGAGTCTGCGAAGAACCTGGAGAACGGCCATCGGTCACTAGCGAGGGCGATCTGGGAGGCTTTCCGAAACCCTCTCTCGCACGAGGTGCACACCACGATCGCGTCACTCGGAGTCATCTCTCACCACGACTGCCTCGACGCTCTCAGCCTCATGTCGCACCTACGTAGGCGGATCGACGAGGCTGAGTTCATCGCCTCCTCCGCTGAGTAA
- a CDS encoding cytochrome P450 → MTFPAPPVVLLPAEGRPVDLRRDGAPTLSIDEEHKRLAVAREHHPWGEGDLGPVLLRHADVAALLHDRSFAQAGMEAMEFNGVTEGPLYDWWSQIMFTNEGEAHARLRNSVRGWLTPKRVAELAGPVRTATEELVAGLPGEEPFDLAGRVADPVPITAICALLGVDPDRVAELGDATTELGMAFGFFDADERHRIEAGLSTLLDWGEHALADARPGTLARSIAEAGASRQIGHDEAVALIANLLFAAHDTTRFLIANAFWELGRNPDVWGGLVAGTVDAAEVVEETLRFQPPAVGTVRIATEPARIAGLEIEAGRLVSVSLRSAGRDPRVYEQPDRFVPGRRHGPLLAFGHGVHHCIGASLARLEATVVLTTVAAMCPDLRIDAAAARQREGRASITGIEYLPARLS, encoded by the coding sequence ATGACATTCCCTGCGCCTCCTGTGGTACTTCTCCCCGCCGAGGGTCGTCCCGTCGACCTGCGACGCGATGGGGCACCGACGTTGTCCATCGACGAGGAGCACAAGCGACTCGCCGTGGCCCGAGAGCACCACCCGTGGGGCGAAGGCGACCTCGGGCCCGTGTTGTTGCGACACGCCGACGTGGCCGCGCTTCTCCACGATCGGTCGTTCGCCCAGGCCGGCATGGAGGCGATGGAGTTCAACGGCGTGACCGAGGGCCCTCTGTACGACTGGTGGTCGCAGATCATGTTCACCAACGAGGGCGAGGCTCACGCCCGTCTGAGGAACTCGGTGCGAGGGTGGCTGACACCGAAACGGGTCGCTGAACTCGCCGGACCGGTGAGGACCGCGACCGAGGAACTCGTGGCCGGGCTCCCGGGCGAGGAACCGTTCGATCTCGCCGGCCGCGTCGCCGATCCGGTACCGATCACGGCCATCTGCGCGCTCCTTGGCGTCGACCCCGATCGTGTGGCTGAACTGGGCGATGCCACCACCGAACTGGGGATGGCGTTCGGCTTCTTCGACGCCGACGAGCGGCACCGCATCGAAGCCGGCCTGAGCACCTTGCTCGACTGGGGAGAGCACGCGCTCGCCGACGCCCGCCCCGGAACCCTCGCCCGATCGATCGCCGAGGCCGGCGCCTCCCGACAGATCGGACACGACGAGGCGGTGGCCCTGATCGCCAACCTCCTCTTCGCCGCGCACGACACGACCCGCTTTCTGATCGCCAACGCCTTCTGGGAGCTGGGGCGCAACCCGGATGTGTGGGGCGGACTCGTTGCCGGAACGGTGGATGCCGCCGAGGTGGTGGAGGAGACCCTCCGCTTCCAGCCCCCGGCGGTGGGCACGGTGCGCATCGCCACCGAGCCGGCTCGGATCGCCGGCCTGGAGATCGAGGCGGGTCGGCTCGTCAGCGTGTCGCTTCGGTCCGCCGGCCGCGATCCTCGTGTGTACGAACAGCCCGACCGGTTCGTTCCGGGGCGCCGGCACGGCCCCCTGCTGGCCTTCGGGCACGGGGTCCACCATTGCATCGGCGCCTCCCTTGCGAGACTGGAAGCGACCGTGGTGTTGACTACGGTCGCCGCCATGTGCCCCGACCTTCGCATCGACGCCGCCGCGGCCCGCCAACGTGAGGGGCGAGCCTCGATCACCGGTATCGAGTATCTCCCGGCCCGGCTGTCGTGA